The proteins below are encoded in one region of Lactuca sativa cultivar Salinas chromosome 3, Lsat_Salinas_v11, whole genome shotgun sequence:
- the LOC111910664 gene encoding uncharacterized protein LOC111910664, giving the protein MAEDGWSKVCRRRQTNTGKRWDHRGVTTMFVSDIPDGVSKEKIRRLFEKFGEITDIYMATKKDVKRKNFAFVRFKKGKGEQEMELLMQGIKCNESVLTVNIARYERKRIPVHNVADTNKIRYAQQPLGHSLRDGRSFMEVAA; this is encoded by the coding sequence ATGGCGGAAGACGGATGGTCGAAGGTTTGCCGGCGGAGACAAACGAACACTGGCAAGAGATGGGATCATAGGGGGGTAACCACTATGTTTGTATCAGACATCCCCGATGGAGTCAGCAAGGAAAAAATAAGGAGACTCTTTGAAAAGTTTGGGGAGATTACAGATATCTATATGGCGACAAAAAAGGACGTCAAGAGAAAAAACTTTGCATTCGTAAGGTTTAAAAAAGGCAAGGGAGAACAGGAGATGGAATTGTTGATGCAGGGGATAAAATGTAATGAGTCGGTGCTCACGGTCAACATTGCAAGGTATGAAAGGAAAAGGATCCCTGTGCATAATGTAGCAGATACGAACAAAATTCGGTATGCGCAGCAACCTTTGGGTCACTCACTCAGGGATGGCAGGTCTTTCATGGAAGTAGCGGCATGA